One Salvia splendens isolate huo1 chromosome 1, SspV2, whole genome shotgun sequence genomic window, AAAAGTCAAAAACACTGGTTTTCCTGTGCTCTGCTGCCACCATCAGCACATTCTTCCCTTCCGAGTCTTGATCTTGGATGGCTATGGGCACTGCACTAAGTATCTTCTTCACCATTTCTGGGATTCCCATTTTAGCTGCTACTAACAGTGAGGTGTCCTTCACTACACTTTTAGACTTCTCGTCTCCTGCAATCAACCTCAAATGGATTCATATTTAGATGCTTTACACAGTAAATGAAACAGATAAAGTTATTACCTGATTGGTTTTGATCTTTCTTATCATTACTACCATTGTTTTGCTGCTGATCTTTAGCTGAGGAACTGATGGCTGGGCTGTTGGATTCTGTAGTTTGGGGTTCTTCAGCATTGGGAGGGATATCGGGGATCTTACCGAATGCTTCTGGGAGATGGCTTGGGCGCTGGCCATTGTTGTTGTATTTGTAACTTGGTTCAATCTCGATCATTTTGTCCATGATCCGCATCGCATGAGAGTGTCGAACTCTCTTGTCATGAATCTTTCTTATCTTCAAGAATCCTGCACCAAACAAATGTACATATTCTTAAGTGAgctaaaaaattattattgatgTTATTAAAACTAGAATCAATCCTAAATAAGAAGATATGATGCATCTGAAACTAGAACTTACCAACTCCAAGAATTGTTAGGATGACCTTCGTGGCAAATTTGAAAATCGAAATGCAAGTAGTGTAATTGGGAGGATAGGAATCATAAACTTTGGCTGAAACAGAAAGTCCAAACACTTTGATATCAATACATCCAATTATTAGCAAGAAATGTATATATGAGATACAACAATTTTCATCCAATTTTCTTGTAAATAAACTTTCAATGTCACAAAGGAACTAATGCATACTTTCATTAGTAAAAGGGGAATTTTTTATCTTGGATCTTGAGCAACCACCTGGAGACAAAGGGTAAACAAAAACCTAGTTATTtttcacaaaaacacataaccAACAGGTTTTATAGAATAATGCATAAATCTGGATCGGCTAATTTTTCTCGAATAGCACCTGCACGGGTAGAGATTTCTCAATGCAAAATGTTTTCAATAAAAGAAGGTATGAAATTTAAGTTATAAGTATTTACCTAAGAAACTTTCATATATTGGAACTCCATGGTCCATATAAGGTGGAACTTCTGGATCTGTTGGAgcacttttttctctctcggATCTTAAACAACCAGCTGGAAATACCAAAGGCAAAGTAGTATTATGATTTATTTACTCAACAAAGACTTTACCAATATAAAGTTCGTTGATGATCATCAATTTGCACGTTGAACATGTAGTTTACACAGTAGAAAACTACACGTTCAACGTGCAAATTGTTTACGCATCTAGATTGTCCAACATTATATTATATTGGGATAGTAAACATTCaaatcatgaagtttggtcaaattcaaGCTTGACCAAACTTCATGATTAAATGGCTAGTATCCCTATTATTTACTCGAGAAAAACTAAACCAATATAAAGTTCATTGATGATCATCACCTTTATAGCTCTTGGAAATTGGATCCCATAATAGATGGAAGATTCTCATACATGTCTGGTAATTTTCTGGGAAATTCTCTTCACTTATTTCATCAATCTGGGTGTCCTTTGGATTATGTATTGGTTGGTTCTTCAGATTATCAACAAATACAACTTATCCACAGATCGCAAATGAATTCCATTAACACTGGCAATTATATATGTAGAGAGAAGCCAAGTATGATGAATAGGGTTTCTTACAATGGTAGATAATTGATTCATAGAATCCAAGCTGTGAGCTGCTTTTGAACAAGTTAGGCTTTCTGGCCAAGACATGAAGAGGAGTTTCTCCATCAACATTAACATAATTGAGTAGATTCTTGTAGTGCTCCAATATAAAGTATGCTAATCCTGCAACAAGAATAATGCAAACTAAGCACCATCAAAATCTACATGTATATGTACATATATAGGATTGTAAGCATGTAAATACACAAATTTCCGAAAATCAGAAAATCTTGAAGGTTCGTGTatttataatcaaattaataaaaaaaaattcagcacGACCACTTCATCTTCAATTTAGACAAAAAGTATATTCGGCagaaaaaaatcagaa contains:
- the LOC121796566 gene encoding uncharacterized protein LOC121796566 isoform X1 — its product is MLMLMEKLLFMSWPESLTCSKAAHSLDSMNQLSTINQPIHNPKDTQIDEISEENFPENYQTCMRIFHLLWDPISKSYKAGCLRSEREKSAPTDPEVPPYMDHGVPIYESFLGGCSRSKIKNSPFTNETKVYDSYPPNYTTCISIFKFATKVILTILGVGFLKIRKIHDKRVRHSHAMRIMDKMIEIEPSYKYNNNGQRPSHLPEAFGKIPDIPPNAEEPQTTESNSPAISSSAKDQQQNNGSNDKKDQNQSGDEKSKSVVKDTSLLVAAKMGIPEMVKKILSAVPIAIQDQDSEGKNVLMVAAEHRKTSVFDFLVQKKLPDYVFHHFDNEGNNILHLAAKLGEKQPWRIPGAALQMQWEIKWYKYVKSSAPAQCYNHPNTKGETPAKIFTQTHENLVKTGNEWLVKTSESCSVVVALIATVAFATSATVPCGLDQTQGFPIMRDRRAFDVFSIASLIALCLSITALVFFLAIITSRFEEHDFKQNLPRKLLMGMSCLFSGIAAMLLSFCAGHTFILREKLRIAAVPIYAVAMLPVVLFAIGQLPLYFDILWAAYVKVPLRSYNIFHH